The DNA region CTCGCGCGGCACGCTGATGGCCCAGCCGTTGTTGCGGCACACGAACACCACCGGGATCTTCCGCACCGCCGCGAAGTTCAGGCCGGTGTGGAAGTCGTGCGCGCTGGTGGCGCCCTCGCCGAAGTAGGTGATGGCGACCATCTCCTCGCCCTTCAGCTTCGCCGCCCAGGCGCCGCCCATGGCCTGCGAGACCTGGGTGGCGATGGGCGAGCTGATCGAGGTGAAGCGGCCCGGCCGCCACGCCTCGTGGCAGGGCATCTGCCGGCCCTTCATGGCGTCGCCGCCGTTGCCGAACAGGTCGCAGACGAAGGTGACGAGCGGCATGCCGCGCAGCAGCGCGGCCCCGTGCTCGCGGTAGCACGGGTAGATCCAGTCGCGCTCGTCCATGGCCGCGGCCGTGCCGAGCACGGTGGCCTCCTCGCCGATCGACCCGATGTAGAAGCCGATCCGGCCCTGGCGCTGGAGCGTGATCATCCGCTCGTCGAGCGCCCGGTTCAGCACCATCCACCGGTACAGCCGCAGGGCCTCCGCGTCCGGCAGGACCACCTCGTCCGGATCGGCGGTGCCGTCCTCGCGGATGACCGTGTGGAGCGGGAACTCCTTCA from Anaeromyxobacter dehalogenans 2CP-C includes:
- a CDS encoding thiamine pyrophosphate-dependent dehydrogenase E1 component subunit alpha, coding for MRREHVVGPPTRHHPREARDYEPGRFLKEFPLHTVIREDGTADPDEVVLPDAEALRLYRWMVLNRALDERMITLQRQGRIGFYIGSIGEEATVLGTAAAMDERDWIYPCYREHGAALLRGMPLVTFVCDLFGNGGDAMKGRQMPCHEAWRPGRFTSISSPIATQVSQAMGGAWAAKLKGEEMVAITYFGEGATSAHDFHTGLNFAAVRKIPVVFVCRNNGWAISVPRERQTASETIAQKAIAYGMRGERVDGNDLLAVYAATRRARARAAAGEGPTLLECVTYRIEGHSTSDDPRAYRPAELVEPWKRKDPILRMRRYLSKRGALDEAQDAALRDEVREQIQQALKEAEAFPAKPPIETLFADVYEEPLWQQREQLAEIEAAVAADPRAANPRHSDA